The segment CGCCTCGTCGAGCACGCCGGCCGCTACACCGGCGAGGTCGCGTTCTACGCCTACGGCCCGCACAAGGCCACCGCGATGAAGCGACTGGCCGAGGAACGTGGCTACGACCTCGACGCGTGCTTCGCCTACTCCGACTCCGAGACCGACGTGCCCATGCTCGAGACGGTGGGTCACCCGTTCTGCGTCAACCCCGACAAGACCCTGCGCAAGATCGCCGCCGAGCGGGACTGGCCGGTGCTGGCCTTCGCCCGGCCGGTCGCGCTGCGCAGCAGGCTCGGCCTGCACAGCACCACGGGTCGCGCCGCCTGGACCCTCGGGGCGGTCGCAGCGGCAGGTGGCGTCGCCCTGCTCGCCCGTCGGCGGTCGCGTCGCGCGTCACCGTCGCTGCTGCAGCGGGTCCTCCCCCACACCTGAACCGATCCGCCTCGACCCCGCACGAGCCACGTGCGCTTGTGAACCGCGGCACGCAAGGTTACGGCCCCGTAGGGCTACCGCGCGTCCTGGCTGCGGCGTACAACTGAGGGCAGGACAACTCCACAGACGGCCCGGCACCTCAGTACCCACGCGGCGATCTCCCGTCCCACTGGGCAGTCGCTCCCGGGACATCCGCGACGAGCGGCCCCGAGGCGACGATGACGAAGTGCACGCCTGGTAGCTGCAGCGCGGCCGGACCCATGGACGGCGTCACCCGAGCGGTGGCGCCGTCCTTCTTCGTGCGCGACCGTCGGTGCCGGCGTCCCCAGGGGGCCGACGTCAGACCGCGACGTGGGGCGGCAGCGCGTCGCGCGAGAACCAGGCCAGACCGAAGCCGGGGCCTCCGGTCTCGTGCCGCACCAGCGTCATGCCCGTGCCCTCGAGGAACGTCCGCAGGTCGTCGAAGCCGTGCTGTTCAGAGTGGTGGTACTCCATGACGAGCCGCCGCACGCCCGACCAGAGGGTCGGGTCGGAGTCGAGCAGGATCCCGTACTCCGCTCCCTCGGCGTCCATCTTCAGCAGGTCCACCCGACCGCCGGCCGCGGCGAACGCGTCGGCGATGCTGTCGCAGGCGACCTCGATCTCGACGGACCCGGCCTCGCCGAGGTGCAGGACGCCGTTGTGGCCGCTGCCCGGTCCGTTGTCGGCCATCACCAACGTGCCGGCCCGCGAGCCGACGGCGGTGCGGTGCACGGTGATCCGGTCGGCGAGACCGTTGGACTCGACGTTGCGCACGGTGTAGGCACCGGTGGACGGTGTCGGCTCGTAGGAGTGGACGGTGGCCCCGGGGAACCGCCGCAGGAGGTCGGTCGAGAAGCAGCCGATGTGCGCCCCGATGTCGACCACGTGCACGTCGTCGGGCAGTCCGTGCCCGAACCAGTCCAGCGAGTACTCGTCCTCGGCGAACACCTCGTACACGGGGACCCGCGCACCCGGCACGTTCGGGCAGTGGATCGTCAAGCCGTCCACCTCGAAGGCCAGCTCGTCGGCACGGGCGGCCAGCTGGCGCAGGACGCTCCAGCCGTTGTCGAAGACCGACACGGTCTGGCGGGTGCGGCGCGCCACCCAGGTGGCGCGGTCGAGGACGGTCATGCGGTCTCCCACTGGTCGGTCGAGGGAACGGTGTCGGCGGGGTCCGCCTCGGGGGCGCCGTCACCGAGACGGACGAGGAAGGGCAGCGCGAGCACGGCCCAGACGTAGCGGTCCCAGAGGATCGTGGTCATCAGGCCGATCATGGCGTAGCCGAGGACGGGCAGGGCCAGGAGCGCGGACGGGCCGGGGAGGGTGATCGCCCTCAGCGCCACTGACGCGAGCAGCACCAGGTAGACCGCGGTGCCGACGATGCCGACGGCCGCCGCGACCTGCAGGTAGATGTTGTGGGCCTCCATCACGTCGCCCAGCCCGATGCCGAGCACGGGGTGGGACGTGAAGGCGTCGAGCGCCACCTTGGCGAGGTACTCCCGCTCGGCGTCGGACCCGGCGGCCGTGCCACCGCCGAGGAGCCGGCCCAGCACGTTGTTCTGCATCGAGCCGCCGCCGGTCAGGGCGTTGCCGACGATCCACAGGGCGGGGATGGCGAGCCCGAAGAGCGCGAGGGCGACCTCGACCCGACGCTCCAGCGCCACGAAGAGCACGGCGACCGCGACGGCGACCACGAGCGCGGCCCGGCTGCCGCTGACCCAGACGTTCCACGCGCACGCGGCGCCCAGCAGGAGGACCAGCCAGGACCACCGGCGGGGAAGCACCCGCAGGAGGAACGGCACGAGTGCGAGGCCGAGCATCGCGCACAGGCCCATCACGTTGGGGTGCGTCGAGTAGCCGATGCGCCGTCCGTCCCAGGAGGACTCGCCGACCGTGTACGCCGCCACGAGGTTGCCCACGTTGCCGACCACGTACATGAGCGCGAAGCCGACGACCACGCCTCGCGATGGCCGCCAGACCATGAAGGCGACGGGCAGGAGCAGCGCGCCCACGAGCAGCCGGAGCAGGCTGTTGAGGCTCGCACCGCTCTCCTCGGCACCGGCGGACGACACCAGCCCGACGACGACGAGCCCTACGGCGGCGGCGAGGAACAGCCACTCGCTCGGCAGGGGCTTGCGCAGCAGCACGGGCAGGAGGACAAGCAGACCCGCCAGCAGCACCAGGTCGGACAGCGACGCGAACGCCAGCGCCCCGATCGGACGGAAGTTGTCGAGCGGCGACAGGGCGATCCCGATCGCGAGGACCGCGACCGCCGTGCTCTCGACCCCGACCGCGGCGAGGACGACGAGACCGACCGCGAAGGTCAGCGCGAGCCCGGCCCCCACCCCGCCGAGCGACGACAACGGAACCAGCACGACCAGCAGCACACCCACGACCAGGACGGGCAGAACCGCAGCCCTGATCGCCCGACGCTCCCGTGGGCCCACGCGCTCCTTCACCGACTCCAGCACGGCCATGAGGCCTCCGTCAGCGCTTCACGCGGCGGCCGATGCGCCGACCGCGGGTCGAGGACGCCGGCTCGGCCGCCGGGGTGGGCGCGTAGCCGTACCCGTACCCGTGCCCGTAGCCGTACCCGTAGCCGTCGGCGTCGCCCGAGCGTCGCGGCGTGCGATTGAGGATCGTGCCGAACAGCCGGCCGCCCACGGCGTGGATGCGTGCCACGGCCAGACGCAGCTGCTCGCGCGTGGTGGAGCCGTGGCGCACCAGCAGGAGCGCCCCGTCGACCTCGGTCATGAGGATCGAAGCGTCGGCCACCGGGAGCATGGGGGGCGCGTCGATGATGACCGCGTCGTACTCCTTGCGCACCCGCGAGATGAGGTCGCGCATGGCCTGGGTGTCGAGGACCTCGGCCGGGTTCGGCGGGGCGGGTCCGGTGCCCATGAAGCTGATGCCGCTCACGTGCGGCTGCGTGGCGTCCTCGATGGACGTGCGCCCCACCAGCACCGTCACGATGCCGACGGAGTTCTCGAGGCCGAGCAGCTCCGCGACGTTGGGGTTGCGCATGTCGGCATCGATGAGGAGCACCGAGCGGCCGGACTGGGCCATGGTCAGCGCGAGGTTGGTGGCCACCAGCGTCTTGCCCTCGTCGGGCAGGGCGCTCGAGACCAGGATGGCCTGACGCTCGGCGTCGAGGTCGGCGAACTGCAGGTTCGTCCGCAGCACGCGGAAGGCCTCCGCGAGGCTGCCGCCCACCTCCGTGGCCAACGGGGTCTTCTTGACCTGTGGGTCGTAGGGCAGCGTCACGAGCACGGAGTGGCCGCTGATCTTCTCGACGTCCTGGCGCGACTTGACCGTACGGTCGAGCAGGTCGCGCAGCAGGGCGCCGACGATCGCGACGAAGAGGCTGACGAGCAGCCCGATGCCGAGGTTGAGCGGGATGTTGGGCGAGACCGGGGTGTCGCTGATGCTGGGTTCGGCGGCGATCCGGGCCGCGATGGCGGGCTCCTCGTCCTCGACGGCGGGCCGCTCGAGCTGCTCGACGAGGGCCACGACCTCCTCGGCCTCGGCCTTCGCGATCTGCTGGGCCAGCTCGGGCGTCTCGGCGGTCACGTCGAGCTCGATGGTCTGCGTCCCCGTGATCACGGAGGCCGACACACGGCCCTCGAGGTCCTCGCGCGTCATGTCCAGATCGAGGGAGTCCACCACGCGTTGGAGCACCGAGGGGTCCGTGGCCAGCTCGGCGTAGGACGCGACGCGCTGGGTGACGATGAAGGAGGCCGCGTACTCGGCGGACCCGCCGGACGGTGTGGAGACGAACAGCTTGACGCTCGAGCCGTACTGCGGGGTCATGAGGAACACCGCCGCGACGGTCAGGACCGCCCCGGCGAGGAACGTCACGGTGCTGAACACCCAGCGCGCGCGCAGAGCGCCCAAGAACTGCCGCAGCTCCACGGCTGTGCCTCCTCCTCCCGCCGAGCACGGCGGGTCTCCCGAGTGTAGGTGACCTGGGGGAGCCGGGAGGCTCCCTCGCACCACAACCCTGAACGAGTCGGGGCGCCCGCTGTCACGCTCTGGAGGCGACGGATCGAGACCGTCCGTGACGTGGGGTGCATCACGATCCACTCGTAACCTCTCGGACCTCGGTCGTTGTTAGGGGTACGACGGACCGCGGACGCAAGACGCCGCGGACCCCACAACTTCCCACGGAGGACGAGAGCGATGACGGTACTGGTGACGGGAGCGGGCGGCTTCATCGGCGGCCACCTTGTGGCGGACCTGCTGGCGCAGGGACGCGAGGTGCGCGCGGTCGACAAGAAGCCGACGTCCGAGTGGTACCAGGTGCACGACGACGCCGAGAGCCTCGTGGCGGACTGCTCCGACATGGGCGACGCCCACAAGATGTCGGTCGGCACCCAGGCGATCTACAACCTGGCCGCCGACATGGGTGGCATGGGCTTCATCGAGAACAACAAGGCCGAGTGCATGCTCTCGGTGCTCACCAGCACGAACATGCTCGTCGCCGCGCGCGACGCCGGCACCGAGCAGTTCTTCTACAGCAGCTCGGCCTGCGTCTACAACGGGACCAAGCAGACCGACCCGAACGTGACCGCGCTCAAGGAGTCCGACGCGTACCCGGCGGAGCCCGAGGACGGCTACGGCTGGGAGAAGCTGTTCAGCGAGCGCATGGCCCGCCACTTCCGCGAGGACTACGGCCTGCAGACCCGGGTGGCTCGCTACCACAACGTCTACGGCCCCGACGGCACGTACGAGGGGGGCCGCGAGAAGGCGCCCGCCGCGCTCTCGCGCAAGATCGCCTGGGCCAAGCTGACCGGTGAGCACACCATCGACGTGTGGGGCGACGGCGAGCAGAGCCGCAGCTTCATGTACATCGACGACTGCGTGCGCGGCACCCAGGAGATCCTGGCCGGCGAGAACGTCGAGCCGGTCAACCTCGGCTCGTCCGAGCTCGTGACGATCAACCAGATGATCGGGATCCTCGAGGACATCGCCGGGATCACGGTCAGCAAGGAGCACGACCTCACCGCGCCGCAGGGCGTGCGCGGCCGCAACAGCGACAACACGATGTTCCACGAGATCTACGGCTGGGAGCCCTCGATCTCGCTGCGCGACGGTCTGGAGAAGACCTACGCCTGGATCTACGACCAGCTCGCCCCGCGCGTCTGACGCCTGCCGACGCCCGGCTACCCGTGGGGTGGCCGGGCGTCGTCGTGTGCGGGCGCCGGCTGCGGCCAGGCCGCTCCGGTCGGCCGGCTCCGGTCGGTCGGGGCCGGTCAGCGGCGGCCGACGGCCAGGGGCGAGGCCTCGGCCGCGCGGGCCTGGGCCTGCGAGGCGTACTGGAGCCACTGCTGGATGCCGGTGGCGTCGCCCCGGGCGTAGGCCGTGAGCGCCGCCCCGTAGCCGGCGGGCTCGGCGGCGTGGCCCGCCTCCGGCACCACGACCGACGCCGGGTCGACGCCCTTGACGACGAGCACGAGCCGCTCGGCGGCACGCGCCACCATGCCCCCGTGGGCCGCGAACGCTCCTGACGTCGCGATCTCGGCGTGCACGAGGGCCGCCACCACCAGGCCGGGCGCCTCCGTGGGCAGGGCGACGACCCGGGCCAGCTCGCCGAGCCGGGCGGCGCCGGCGGCGTCGGCGGGCCGACCCAGCGCGTCGTCGGGCACGCTGCCCGCGGCCGCGAGGGCGTGCAGGCGCGCGAACGCCTGGAGCGGCGAGCGGCTCCACACCGGCACGAGCCCCAGCAGCTCCGTGCCGAGCCGGACCGCGGCACGCGCGACGGCGTCGCCACCGCCGGCCGCGAGCAGCTCGACCGCGGGATCGTCGTCGTCGACCGCGGGGAGGTCGCTGCCCTCGAGCCGAGCGGTCGCCACGGCACCCAGGAGCAGGGAGCGGGCGGTGTCCTCGGGGGTGCTCCGCCGCAGGCCCCGGTCACGCAGGAGCGCGTCGATGCCGTCGCGCGTTGCCGCGAAGGCCGACGGCACACCCTCGAGGGACGCCGCGGGCAGGAACGGATCGGGGGAGGTTGACACGCCCGAAGCGTACCGAGGGGGCGCGGTGCGACCGGTAGCCTGCGGGGGTGAGCGAGCTGTTCGACCAGTCGGCCCGCGCCTCGTCCCCCGGAACCGACGAGGCGCACGATCGACTCGTCAAGTGGCTCGTGGGCGACCGGCTCTCGTGCGTGCTGCTGCTCGAGGACTCCTCGCTCGCGTTCCGGCTCGCGGGCCAGGGCCACGAGGTCGTCGTCGCGGGAGACGACGTGCGCACCGTGCGCTCCGAGGACGTCCTCTACGTCCGCTCGGCCGGACCGCGGCTCCCGTTCGTGGCCGACTCCTTCGACGCCGTGGTCGCCCCCCAGCTGAACGACGACCAGACCGTGCTGGCCGAGTACGCCCGGGTCCTGCGGGCCGGCGGCGTGCTGTCGACGCTGTCGCGCACGCACGACGAGACCTTGCCCTGGGTGAGGCGCCTGCGGGAGGTGGTCGGACGTCGACCCACCGCTGCAGCCCCCGTCACCGACACGCTCGCCGCCTCCGGCCTGTTCGCCGCACCCGAGACCACCGAGACCGCGACGTGGGAGGAGCTGGACCTCCCGGCGCTGCTGCAGTACGCCCGCGAGACCGGCCGCCAGCCCGTCGAGGAGTCCACGCTCTCGCGGGTCCGTGACCTGTTCGACCAGAACACCGCCCAGAGCGGGAGCCTGCGGCTGCGCCACCTGCTGCGCGGCGTGCGGTCCCGTGTGCAGAAGAGCAGTCCGCCGCCGGGGTCGCAGCAGCCCGAGACGCTGCTCTTCGACCTTCGGTGAACGACCTCCTCGGTCCCGTGCCCGGGTACGAGATCCGCATCCCCGTGACCTTCGCCGACGTGCGCGGTTGAATGGTCGAGGTTCGGCGACGAAGGAGAGACATGGCACTGCGCGGACTCGGGTACGCGGCCCGGCGGGTACGCCAGTCGTTCACCCACTTCCGGAACGGACCGCAGCTCCTGACGGCCATGGCGCGGGGTGGCGAGGTGACGTTCCGGACCCGCTCCGGGCTGACGATCCACACGCCCAACGCACCCGGAGCACGGTTCCCGGTGTACGAGATCACGGCCGACGACGTGTACCGCATCGACGAGCTCACGGCGGGCCTGCGCCCCGACTTCGTGGCCGTCGACGTCGGCGCCCACATCGGCAGCTTCTCGGCCACGCTCTGCTCGCGGGCGCCCGGGGCCACCGTGCACGCCTACGAGGCGTCGCCCTCCACCGCCGAGTGGACCCGCCGCAACGCCGAGGCCAACGGCTTCGTCGACCGGCTGCACGTGCACGCCCAGGCCGTCGCCGACCACCGCGGCACGCTCACGTTCGTCGACAACGGCGAGGCGAGCGCCCACAACGGCCTCACGGCGCCGGAGGGGCTCGGCGCCGAGGTGGAGGTCCCGTGCGTCACCTTCGCCGACGTGCACGCCGCGGCCGGCGGACGGGTCGACCTGCTCAAGAGCGACGCCGAGGGCGCCGAGTACGGCTACATCCTCACGAGCGACCCGGCGCTCTGGCGCGACGTCCAGCGGGTCGTCATGGAGTACCACCCCGTCGAGGGCCACCAGCTGCTGGACCTCGTCCGGTTCCTGCGCGACGTCGGCCTCGACCTCGTCCGCGACGAGCCCTCGCCGGACAAGCCCGGCCTGGGCAACGCCTGGTTCGCCCGCGCGGCATGACCCGTCTCCCCCCGGCGCTCATGCCGCTGTGGCCCGCGGCCAAGCGGGCCCACCGCGCGGCGACCCGGGCGGTCGGGGTGGCCGCTCGGGCGGTCGGCGACGGTGGACCACGGTCGGTCCCCACGCGCATCAGCACCGAGTCCCGGGCCACCGCCGCCGCCGAGCCCGAGCACGTCCGCGTGCACGAGACCGGCGATCCGCTGGGCGTCGTGCGCGACGCGCCCGCGGGGCGACCGGGTGGTCTGCGCTTCTGGGACGACGTCCGCGTCCTGCAGCGTCCACCCCGCTCGGTGCTGGAGGTCAGCGGCGGACGGCTCGTCGGCGAGGCCGCCGCCACACTCACGCCGCGCGGCACGCTCGACCTCGAGACGAGCCCGTACTTCGGCATCCGACGTCCCACCGAGCACCCGGTGCACCTGCGACTGCGCCTGCCGGAGCCGGAGCACGTCCCGGGGACGGTCCTGTCGCTGGCCTCGCACGCGTCCGGGCGCAACTACTACCACTCCCTCATGGACGCCCTTCCGCGCTGGGGCCTGTTCCAGGACCTCTTCCCCGACGAGCGGCCCGACCAGGTGGTCGTGGGCCACACCAGCCGCTGGGACCGTCAGCTCGTGGCCATGACGGGCCTCGACCGGTACCCCCTCGTGCGGCCGACGTCGCGTCTGCACCTGCGGGCGGACCGCCTGCTCGTGCCCACGATCGACAACCACAGCACCCTCGCGCCGCCGTGGGTCACCCGCTGGCTGCGCGAGAACCTCCCCGCCCGCGACGTGTCCGACAAGCCGCGCCGGCTCTACGTCACCCGCGGCGACCGGCCGCAGACCCGCCGCTACGTGCAGGAGGCAGCCCTGCTGCCCCACCTGGAGCGGCAGGGGTTCGTCCGGTTCGACCCGGGCTCCGTGAGCGTGCAGGAGCAGATCGACCACTTCGCCGCCGCCGAGGTGGTGGTGGCTCCGCACGGCGCCGGGCTGGTGAACCTGAACTTCGCTCCCGAGGGTGTCAAGGTGCTGGAGCTGTTCGCCCCCCGCTACCTCAACCCCGGCTACTGGGCGATCACCTCCAACGTGCCCGCCTCGACGTACCGCTACGTCGTGGCCGAACCGGTCGAGCGCGACCGGCCCGAACGCGCCATGAACCGCGTGCAGGCCGACGTCGACATCCCGGTCGCGGTCGTGCTCGACGCCCTCGAGGAGCTGCTCGCCGCACCGACGTGAGGACCGGCCCGGTCAGCGCACCCGGCGGATCCAGAGCGACGACGGCGGGTTCGGGTCGTCAGCCAGCGGGACGTAGTCGTCGAGGAGGTCGACGAGCGCCGACTCGTCGTGGTGGCGCACGAGGGGCGTGGAGAGCGTGACCTCGAAGGCGCTGTTGAAGGCCAGGAAGGTCTGGACGACCATCGCCTCGTTCCAGTACACGGGCCACCGCTCGCCGAACAACCAGGTGTCGGCGGGGAACGGCGTGTTGTACGGGAAGTGCACGTCGTGGATGTGCACGTGCACGCCGGGCGCCAGGCGCGGCAGCACCTCCAGGAACAGGTAGGCGACGTCGCTGTCGATCTTCAGCGCGTGCGAGGAGTCGATGAACAGCACGTCGCCGTCCTCGAGGTTCTCGAACGTGGTGAGCGGGACGTCCTGCACGAAGCCCTCGACGAGCTCGAAGTCGGGCAGGGTGCGCAGCGCGTCGAACGGGTAGGGCTCGATGCAGGTGAGGCTCAGCGGCGATCCCTCGGCGGCGTTCTGCTGCGCGGCGAGCGACGCGTAGTAGGTGGACAGGCCCGAGCCGACCTCGAGGTAGCGGCGCGGCTTGTGCTCGCGCAGCACGTAGTAGAGGGTGCGGGCATCGAGCTCGGGGTAGCCGGGGCCAAAGCCGCGACCGGTGTTCTGGAGGTACTCGCCCGTGGTGGCGGCGAACTCCGGCTCCCACCGCTGCGCCAGGCCACGCAGCGTCGCGGTGAGGGCGTCGACGTCGAGATCGAGGCCTACCAGTGCGCTGGGACGGTCCCACCGCTCGCGGGTGTCCTCGATCTCGGACAGCACCGGCAGCGTGGAGTAGTAGTCGGCCCTCTTGACGATGTTCAGACCCGCCTTGCCGAGGACGGCGTGAGCTGCGCGGACCCTGCTGCGGCGCAGCCCGAACACGGCGCGGTCGAGGCCGGCGACCACCGGACCGGGCAGCACCTTGGCGGCGCGCTCCTTCGCCGAGGGCGGTCGGTGCGCGGGGACCTGCGACGTCGTCATGCGAGCGATCGTACGGAGCGCGGGGCGCTGCCGGAGGTGGAATCGCCGCGGTGGCGCAACGTCGTGGCGGTGGTGCCGGTGTGCATCGTCTGGTCCTCCCGGGACGCGCTCGGGTGGCGGTCCACCGGTCTCAACGAGCCAGGGCGGCCCAGGTCACCCGGCACCGGTCACCCGGCACCGACCTAGACTTCCGCGGGTGGAGTTCCTCAACGGCCTGCAGCCCGCGCACGACCTGACCTACAGCGACGTCTTCATGGTGCCGCGGCGCTCCGACGTCACGTCCCGCTTCGACGTCGACCTGTCCACCGGCGACGGCACGGGCACCACCATCCCGCTGGTCGTGGCCAACATGACGGCCATCTCGGGTCGCCGGATGGCCGAGACGATCGCTCGTCGCGGCGGGATCGCGATCATCCCGCAGGACATCCCCCTCGACGTGGTCGCCGCGACGGTGCAGCAGGTCAAGTCCGCGCACACCGTGTACGACACCCCGGTGACCGTCCCGCCCGCGACGACGGTCGGCGAGGCGCTCAGCCTCCTCCCCAAGCGCGCTCATGGCGCCCTCCTCGTCGTCGAGGACGGCCGGCCGCTGGGCGTGGTGACCGAGCGGGACGGTCTGGAGGTCGACCGCTTCACCCAGGTCCACGAGGTGATGTCGACCGACGTGCGGACCGTCGCGGCCGGCCTGGACCCCCGGGACTACTTCGACGCCCTGGCGGGCAGCCACCTGGCGGTGGCGCCGGTCGTCGAGGACGGTCGCCTGGTCGGCGTCGTCACCCGCACGGGCGCGTTGCGCTCCACCATCTACACCCCCGCCACCGACCCCGACGGTCGCCTCGTGGTGGGCGCGGCGGTCGGCATCAACGGCGACGTGCGGGCCAAGGCCCTGGCACTGCTCGATGCCGGCGTCGACGTGCTGGTCGTCGACACCGCGCACGGTCACCAGCACAAGATGCTCGACGTCCTGCCGCTCGTCCGCGACGCCCGCGACGAGGTGGCCGCGCGGACCGGCCGGCGCATCCCGGTGGCGGCCGGCAACGTGGTCTCGGCCGACGGCGTCCGCGACCTGGTCGCGGCCGGCGCCGACATCGTCAAGGTGGGCGTCGGACCGGGCGCCATGTGCACCACACGGATGATGACCGGTGTCGGGCGCCCCCAGTTCTCGGCGGTGCTCGAGTGCGCGGCCGCCGCGCGCGAGCTCGGCACTCACGTGTGGGCCGACGGAGGGGTCCGCTACCCGCGCGACGTCGCGCTCGCGCTCGCCGCCGGTGCGGCCAACGTGATGATCGGGTCGTGGTTCGCAGGAACGCTGGAGAGCCCCGGCGACCTCAAGGTCGATGCCGACGGACGGGCCTACAAGGAGTCGTTCGGCATGGCCAGCTCGCGCGCCGTGGCGAACCGCACCCGCGACGCCGCCGGCTTCGAGCGCGCGCGGATGGCCCTCTTCGAGGAGGGCATCAGCTCCTCGCGCATGTACCTCGACCCGGAGCGGCCGGGCGTCGAGGACCTGGTGGACGCCATCACCGCAGGGGTCCGCTCGAGCTTCACCTACGCCGGCGCTCGCTCGCTGCCGGAGTTCGCGGAGCATGCCGTGGTCGGCCTCCAGAGTGCTGCGGGCTACGACGAGGGACGCCCGCTGCACCGGTCCTGGTAGTCGGCCGGCGGCGATCTACGGAGCGAGGTGGGGCTGCCCCTCGGCCCACTGCGTGATGCTCGCCGCGATGCGCTCGCCCACGGCCCGGTGCATGGCCGGGGAGTAGTGGAAGCCGTCGGGGATCGCGACCGCGAGATCGCCGCCCGCCACGCTGTCGACGAGGTCGGCCACACGCACGAACCGGACCTCGGGGTCGTCGAACCGGCGCACGAGGTCGTCGAGCGCCTCGTTCATGCGGTGGATGCGCCGCGGCATGCCCGGGAACCAGCTCACGTACTTCTCGTGCGGGGGCAGCAGCTCCACCAGGTGCACCAGCGGGCTGCCGACCTTGCGCACGTGGCGGACGTACGCCTCGAGGTCGGCGACCACCTTCTCGTGGCGACGGGTGCGGACACGGTGCCCGACCCTCACGTCGACCGCGGCCTGCACGCGGGCCAGGAACATCCAGACCGGCCGGACCACGCGGCGCCGGTAGAGCAGCCGGACCCGTCGCGGACGACCGCGCAGGCTGTTGGCATGACGCTCGAGCCACCGGGGCAGCAGCAGGTGGATGGTCTCGTAGTGGCCGTAGACGAGCACGATGGCGTCGGGCGAGAAACCCAGGACCTCGCGCTCCCACGTCTGCAGGACGCCGTGGGTGGGCTCCGACGCGACGCTGTGGGTGTGGACGGTGCACGGCCGACCGCTCGCGAGCAGCCGCTCCTCGATGACCCGCGGCAGGATGAAGTCGGTCCGCGGGCCGCCCATCCACGAGATCCAGTTGACGGTCGACGCACCCTTGACGAGCACGCGGACCGGCAGCGGCAGCGCCGGCGCGCCGTCCGCCCCGGAGGCGTCCGGGGCGGTCACGCCGTCAGACCACCGTCGACGACGAGGACCTGCCCGGTGAGATAGGTGTTCGCGGGGTCGGTGAGGAACCGGCACACGCGGGCGATGTCCTCGGGATCGCCGAGGCGACCGGCCGGGGTGCGCCGCTCGATCTGGACCAGCTGGCCCTCGTCGAGCCCGTGGCTCATCTCGGTGCGCAGGTAGCCGGGGGCGATGCCGTTGACCACGATCCCCCGCGAGCCGAGCTCACGGGCGAGGGCACGGGTCATGCCGTCGAGCGCGG is part of the Aeromicrobium sp. Leaf245 genome and harbors:
- a CDS encoding O-antigen ligase, with the protein product MAVLESVKERVGPRERRAIRAAVLPVLVVGVLLVVLVPLSSLGGVGAGLALTFAVGLVVLAAVGVESTAVAVLAIGIALSPLDNFRPIGALAFASLSDLVLLAGLLVLLPVLLRKPLPSEWLFLAAAVGLVVVGLVSSAGAEESGASLNSLLRLLVGALLLPVAFMVWRPSRGVVVGFALMYVVGNVGNLVAAYTVGESSWDGRRIGYSTHPNVMGLCAMLGLALVPFLLRVLPRRWSWLVLLLGAACAWNVWVSGSRAALVVAVAVAVLFVALERRVEVALALFGLAIPALWIVGNALTGGGSMQNNVLGRLLGGGTAAGSDAEREYLAKVALDAFTSHPVLGIGLGDVMEAHNIYLQVAAAVGIVGTAVYLVLLASVALRAITLPGPSALLALPVLGYAMIGLMTTILWDRYVWAVLALPFLVRLGDGAPEADPADTVPSTDQWETA
- a CDS encoding polysaccharide biosynthesis tyrosine autokinase translates to MELRQFLGALRARWVFSTVTFLAGAVLTVAAVFLMTPQYGSSVKLFVSTPSGGSAEYAASFIVTQRVASYAELATDPSVLQRVVDSLDLDMTREDLEGRVSASVITGTQTIELDVTAETPELAQQIAKAEAEEVVALVEQLERPAVEDEEPAIAARIAAEPSISDTPVSPNIPLNLGIGLLVSLFVAIVGALLRDLLDRTVKSRQDVEKISGHSVLVTLPYDPQVKKTPLATEVGGSLAEAFRVLRTNLQFADLDAERQAILVSSALPDEGKTLVATNLALTMAQSGRSVLLIDADMRNPNVAELLGLENSVGIVTVLVGRTSIEDATQPHVSGISFMGTGPAPPNPAEVLDTQAMRDLISRVRKEYDAVIIDAPPMLPVADASILMTEVDGALLLVRHGSTTREQLRLAVARIHAVGGRLFGTILNRTPRRSGDADGYGYGYGHGYGYGYAPTPAAEPASSTRGRRIGRRVKR
- a CDS encoding FkbM family methyltransferase, with product MALRGLGYAARRVRQSFTHFRNGPQLLTAMARGGEVTFRTRSGLTIHTPNAPGARFPVYEITADDVYRIDELTAGLRPDFVAVDVGAHIGSFSATLCSRAPGATVHAYEASPSTAEWTRRNAEANGFVDRLHVHAQAVADHRGTLTFVDNGEASAHNGLTAPEGLGAEVEVPCVTFADVHAAAGGRVDLLKSDAEGAEYGYILTSDPALWRDVQRVVMEYHPVEGHQLLDLVRFLRDVGLDLVRDEPSPDKPGLGNAWFARAA
- a CDS encoding HAD family phosphatase; its protein translation is MSPRSAAFFDLDKTIIARSSTLAFSKPFFEGGLLTRRAVLRSAYANFLFGLNGADHDQLERMRTYLTAMVAGWDVEIVRESVRRTLRDVIDPIVYAEAVDLIEHHRRAGRDVVIVSASGSEVVEPVGELLGVSDVIATRLVEHAGRYTGEVAFYAYGPHKATAMKRLAEERGYDLDACFAYSDSETDVPMLETVGHPFCVNPDKTLRKIAAERDWPVLAFARPVALRSRLGLHSTTGRAAWTLGAVAAAGGVALLARRRSRRASPSLLQRVLPHT
- a CDS encoding NAD-dependent epimerase/dehydratase family protein gives rise to the protein MTVLVTGAGGFIGGHLVADLLAQGREVRAVDKKPTSEWYQVHDDAESLVADCSDMGDAHKMSVGTQAIYNLAADMGGMGFIENNKAECMLSVLTSTNMLVAARDAGTEQFFYSSSACVYNGTKQTDPNVTALKESDAYPAEPEDGYGWEKLFSERMARHFREDYGLQTRVARYHNVYGPDGTYEGGREKAPAALSRKIAWAKLTGEHTIDVWGDGEQSRSFMYIDDCVRGTQEILAGENVEPVNLGSSELVTINQMIGILEDIAGITVSKEHDLTAPQGVRGRNSDNTMFHEIYGWEPSISLRDGLEKTYAWIYDQLAPRV
- a CDS encoding FkbM family methyltransferase yields the protein MTVLDRATWVARRTRQTVSVFDNGWSVLRQLAARADELAFEVDGLTIHCPNVPGARVPVYEVFAEDEYSLDWFGHGLPDDVHVVDIGAHIGCFSTDLLRRFPGATVHSYEPTPSTGAYTVRNVESNGLADRITVHRTAVGSRAGTLVMADNGPGSGHNGVLHLGEAGSVEIEVACDSIADAFAAAGGRVDLLKMDAEGAEYGILLDSDPTLWSGVRRLVMEYHHSEQHGFDDLRTFLEGTGMTLVRHETGGPGFGLAWFSRDALPPHVAV
- a CDS encoding methyltransferase domain-containing protein — its product is MSELFDQSARASSPGTDEAHDRLVKWLVGDRLSCVLLLEDSSLAFRLAGQGHEVVVAGDDVRTVRSEDVLYVRSAGPRLPFVADSFDAVVAPQLNDDQTVLAEYARVLRAGGVLSTLSRTHDETLPWVRRLREVVGRRPTAAAPVTDTLAASGLFAAPETTETATWEELDLPALLQYARETGRQPVEESTLSRVRDLFDQNTAQSGSLRLRHLLRGVRSRVQKSSPPPGSQQPETLLFDLR